A region of the Dehalococcoidia bacterium genome:
GGCAGGACGGCGCCTATTCCTGGAGCGCCCAGACGGTCCTGCCCAGCGCCACCTTGCCGGCCCATGCCTCCATGGTCAGCGGCCTGGACGTGCCCACACACGGCATCACCTGGAACGACTGGCTGCCAGAGCGGGGCTACCTGCGCCGTCCCACCGTCTTCACCCTGGCCAAGGAGGCGGGCTTCAAGGTGGCGGCCTTCGTGGGGAAGGCAAAGCTCCGCCACTTGATGCCGCCGGGCGCCGTAGACCATTTCGCCATGCCCGGCTACTGGGCCAAGGACATCGTCCCTGAGGCCGTGGACTACCTGCTGCGGGAGAGGCCCCAGCTCCTCTTCATCCACCTCCCAGATCCCGACACCGTTGGGCACGATTCGGGATGGTTTTCGCCGGACCAGTTGGCGGCCATATCCCAGGTGGACCAGGCCATTGGCCTTCTCCTGGAGGCCCTCCGCCGAGAAGGGCTATGGGATACGACGCTTATCATCGTCACCTCGGACCACGGTGGTCATGACCGGGTCCACGGCAGCGATGACCCAAGGGATACTACCATACCTTGGATGATCCATGGGCCCGGTGTGCGCAAGGGGGTGGAGCTCCAAGGGCCCATCCGGGTCTTGGATACCGCCCCCACCGCCCTATGGGCCCTGGGCATCCGGCCCCCGGAGGAATGGGAGGGGAGGCCCGTCCGAGAGGCCTTCGCCCCAGAGCCTGTATGCGCCCGTCCTTAGGCCAGGGCCGAGGCCCAACCCCCTTTTAGGGCCCTCAGTCGCCCTGCGGGCCAGGATGGCCTGAGAGGAAGGCCTGCCAATCGGCCTCCGTATCGATGTCTACTGTTCCCTTAGGGAAGGGGAGGAGGAGGGCCTCG
Encoded here:
- a CDS encoding ectonucleotide pyrophosphatase/phosphodiesterase, encoding MAPISARMVMVRALARWLSLVAFLGVLALGACTSSPPVELSQPSPQGLAPSPTLVTPCPTATPRPQMVVIISVDGLAAGAFVNASTPYLDSLWQDGAYSWSAQTVLPSATLPAHASMVSGLDVPTHGITWNDWLPERGYLRRPTVFTLAKEAGFKVAAFVGKAKLRHLMPPGAVDHFAMPGYWAKDIVPEAVDYLLRERPQLLFIHLPDPDTVGHDSGWFSPDQLAAISQVDQAIGLLLEALRREGLWDTTLIIVTSDHGGHDRVHGSDDPRDTTIPWMIHGPGVRKGVELQGPIRVLDTAPTALWALGIRPPEEWEGRPVREAFAPEPVCARP